The sequence ACCTTTATCGCTTTTAAACCCTTTACAGATAAACCTAGTCCTTCTCAGGAGGCGCTGTCGAGATTAAATGAGACCCTCTAGAAGTTAGAGGATATAACTGGAGGCGGGAAGCTTTAGAAATGAGAGAAAACTGCTTAAATGGTGAAAATCTGAACGTTAGCGGCGCTAAAATGAGTCAGggctcttcaaaataaaagtcagtcTGTGGTTAACAGCTCAGTCAGCAGTAAAATCTGctgcatttatttcatttctaaCCAGCTGGTGTTTTTTGTCACTTTCTATCACGTTAAGATCATTTCAGACACATTTGATTTCTTAACGGTAAAAAGTTTGATCCATAGAAAGACTTACTTTGGATCCATGATCATTGAAGCAACttctaaaataaaagtgttgttGTTTAAACTCAGCTAAATGTAACCTGGTTGTTACTGTCAGGgtttaaatagaaataaaagtcACCATCCACCAATCAGAGCCCATCATGGTTCCTGATTAGCCGTCACGGTGTTGCTTTCTAAGCCAATTAGAAGCTGTTGTTGATCGAAAACCCACTGGAGATTTAACCAGAATTATCTCAAACAAAGAGCAACGAtgaaactaagtacaccccattTCTCCTGTCCACTTATCTCTCAAACGTTGCCTCAGGTTCCTGCACAGCTCTCTGCAGGTCCAAGAACAGCATTCAGAACCAGATTGAACATTGGTTCTTTCAGCAGATCTGCtgatgtgtttgggatcattctTCTGTTGGTGACCCAGAttggaccaagcttcagctgcTGGACTCCCCTTTAACTCAGAACCACTTTGGTCTACAAAGGAGTTCATGGTCCACTCAAAGACTGCAAGGTCCTGTAGCTCCAAAAAGCCCATATaatcacccctccaccaccgtgcttggcAGCTGGATATTGAGAACTGTCctgaatgttttccacttgggaTGGAGTTCAGGTAGTTTGGAGATGACCTTTTAATCCTTTCCAGATAGATAGAGTTGCTTCCTTAGGGTCTTCTCTTTAAAACGCAGCAGAATCAGGATAAAGCTGGATTTAACCACGGATAAAATTAGAACAAAAACCTGGAGAAACCTCAATAAAAGCTGGAGAGAAAAAGAATGGAATGTGGCCAAAAGCgaataaaaatagaataaaagcaGAATCAAATTCAATTACAATGAAACTGAGACAAAAAGGGGATATAATCTGGTTAAAAGCAGGAGGATATAAGGATAATGGGAGGAAACCTGATTAAAATGAAGTTGAAACCAAGATAATCTGGGAAAATCTCCATGAAATCAAAGCTAAAccaagagaaacaagaataaacCTCaaacttaaaatacaataaaatcaggatgaaaggatgaaaaaaaaccaaaacctgTAAAATGTAACCTGAGTTAAATCAGTTTAACCAATAGaatttcagaataaaatgtaaaaaaaataagagcAAAAGGGTGAAAGCAGGAGATCAACACACACCGATCTGCTCCTGAGCAGCAAACTAGCAAAACTCCTGCAGTCCTGGAGGTTCTCACTCTGATGAGGACCAGCAGCTCCCAGCTGATACGGTCTAGTTAATCTCAGTGGAAGCTGCAGGTTGGATGCTGGAATTTGTTCTGGGTTGTTGAATCCTGCAGAGGATCTGAACTCTGACCTCCTCTGATTGGTGCTTCACCCCTCAGTGCAGCTCATGTCTCTGTTCTCAGGTGTCCAGCAGTGACCTTCAGGCTATGAAACCTCCATCCAAACGTAGACGCATCCTCAACCCTTCGGCGATCGTCCCCGTCCCCGTCTACTCCAGCAGGGTAGAGAAGATTCCTGCTCTGCCCTGTTTCTGACCTCTGAGAGCTTCTCCTGACAGATTCCTGCAGCTCTCATGATGTTTGTTTGTCCAGGTGAGCAGCAGCCTGCAGCTGAAGCCCACAGCAGCAATGTTCACTGAGAAGAACCGCTCAGGTAAGATCTGAGGAGCTGCAGTGATGCTGAGCAGCAGGTGCTCCATCTCTCTTAGCTGCGTGTTGTTTCCATCTCCAACCAGATGATGGTGCAGATGACAGCATGTGGGAGGAGTTTTCCTCACGAAAACCCCTGGTGCCGTTCGTTGAGCTCAGTGACTCTGAGGATGAATCAGAACCTCACCAGCACCAGTCAGGACCTTCAAAGAAACAAGTGTAAGTTGGAGAAGCATCTGGTTCCTCACATTCAGACACAGCATCTCAAAACTTCTCTGTTTGTTCCAGAGAAAACCCTCGctgtccttctcctcctccacctgTGAGTCCGGTCCAGAAACAGTCCAACAAGGCCAAACAGAAGATCAAGTAAGCCCAGTTCAAAGTGTCTGTGTCCTCTCTTGTCCCTGTCTGACCTCCACCCCCACCTGTCTCCCCCAGTGAGCTCAACAGGAAGCTCCGAGCCGTCAGCTCCACCCTGTCCCCGATGCCTCGGAACCGGAGGACCAGACAGTGCCGGACCCAGGCGTCACACCCAGATGATGACGATGATGATGTCATCTTCGTGAGCCCAATGTACAGCTCCGACTCGCTTCGTGAGATTCCCCTGAAGATCCGCTGCCGAACAGACGTTCACAAAGTTCTGGTTCTGCCGGTACGTTTGATCCCGTCTCCTCCAGTGAGATGTtttcctgctgtttttctttttccgcTTTTTCAGACTCCATCTTCCCTGGTCCTGATGGGAACCAAGCGAGCGGGGAAGTTGTGGAACGAAGCTTTTCCATCCATGTATTCAGATTTTATTCCCGCCTCAGAATGGATCTCAGCAGGATTGAGGTCGGTGGTTTGGGAAGACCATTCctgaagcttaatgttagcctgctttatgcTCCAGAACCAGTTGGgatctgtgtttgggatcatcatTCTCCTGGAACACCCCAATGGGTCCGAGTTTTAAGCATGGCGCTGATTGGACGTGAGGTCGAAGAATGTGGGAGTAGACCTGGTTCTTCATTGTTCTATCCAGTGCTCTGCACCAGCACCACTGAGAGCCCATCAGCCCCGCAGCATGAAGCTTCTGTCTGGATCAGCACCCCTCAGTCCTCAGTGATGTTAAACTGGCTTCAGAGTGAACTGAGGCACTAGTGTTCCCGCAGTTTCCAGTTGATGGCAGGTTGGAGCCATGGTGGTTCCCGGGTTGGTCCTGATCGTCCCACCCAGTGTCTTTTCATCTGTGGaggacagtttgggtcagatggttgaagCTTTGAGTGGCTCAGTTTGTTCCTGTTCTGTTTCAGTCAACTCGGCTCAGTGACGTTGTGAGTCAGCTGTCCATCATCCTGAAGGTCCCGCCCCCTCGCCTCCTCCTGCtgaaggaggagctggagcttccCACAGACTCCTCGGTTGGCCAGCTGGGCCTCAGCATCGCAGACATTATAGGTGAGTCACATGACCTCTGTAGGTTGTTGCTGGTTTCCTGTGTGGAACCAGTCTGAGGGTAGAAAGACCAAAGCTGCTGAAGCTTGGAGGGAGTTTTGATGTTAGAAGTGATGTTTGGTGTCTCTGAATTCTGCTGGTCCTGCTGTGGATACACACTGAGCTCTTGAAGATGATCATCCTGCAGGGATTTGGGTCTGATTCCCAGTTTCTGAGCTACATCTCCATATACTCCATGATTCCATACGCACAGAAACCAGCCGGACGCCTTCCTCCACCCAGACGTTCAGATCAATGATGACCTGACCCTGGAAATGCAGCTCCGTGGATGACCTCTGTAGTGACACCTAGAGGTTCTGCTGCAAAGCTGCTGATGTGAAAACAAGCTTAGTTCATTTATCTACGGGTTTGCAGTTCTGATTACAGGCAAGAACAAGGTTAACAACACTTATTTATTATATTCATCAGTAATtatgggaggaggaggagacagCCTCATCAGCTGGTTTTGGTTCTCAGAAGTGTGACCCGTCTTTAGGGTCCGAACTGTGTTCTGCCCGTATCTATTCAGCTGTTGACCCCACCAGGATGCCTAACTCCAGGAGGGGCCTAACAGGCCCGTCAGAACCAGCCATTCACAGATGTctgattttaaactttaaacataAGAATTCTGTATTTTCCCGCATCTCATTGAAGAACGTCTCCAACTCACTTCCCATTcagttcctcctcttcctgtgaGAAGACCTGATGGTGCAGCCAGGAGAATCACATGGGTTTGTTTACATGTGTTTCATATGTAAATGGAGGCGTGTCGAGGGAGGGTCTAGTAATCCCACATGTTGGCTCAGTTCCTCATTGATTAGGATGTAGGAAGGAAATACTCCTGGATCCAACAGTTCCCTTCATCTGGATCATCTGACAGCTTTTAGTAGCAAATCCACACAAGTATTCGTATACGAGGACCCTGGTTCCTCCAAACCtgtccatcatccgtccatctaCGCCCCCTTCAAGGTGAAGAAAGCCTGGTTTCACTGATAAATTCCTCCTTTAACTTGAAGTCAGAAAGAAAACTTTACCACTATTAGCTGAATGTCagcttaaatgttttgtttcagaCTCTTCCTGCAGGTTCCAGTAGGACATCTCCATGGTCTAGATGTCTTCTAGTGTATTAAGTTAATGTGGAGCTCTGCAGAGCTCTTCCTCCATGTGATGAAGTTCTGACGTAAGAATAGATCTCAGAGTTTCTTTCAGAGTGATGCATCTGTACATATAAGCAGTCTTTATCTCACATTAAAGCTCCTGTTAAACAGCTGCTGCGTTTAAATGAGTTGATGCTGGAAATGTTTCCAGAACACAAACTGGACCCAGCTGGAGCTGTTGGTCTGAACTGGTCCTTGAACCAGTCTCTGAACTGGTCCTTGTTCCAGTCTGAACTGGTCCTTGAACCAGTCTCTGAACTGGTCCTTGAACCAGTCTCTGAACTGGTCCTTGTTCCAGTCTGAACTGGTCCTTGAACCAGTCTCTGAACTGGTCCTTGTTCCAGTCTGAACTGGTCCTTGAACCAGTCTCTGAACTGGTCCTTGAACCAGTCTCTAAAGTGGTCTTTGAACCAGTCTCTAAAGTGGTCTTTGAACCAGTCTCTGAACTGGTCCTTGAACCAGTCTCTAAAGTGGTCTTTGAACCAGTCTCTAAAGTGGTCTTTGAACCAGTCTCTGAACTGGTCCTTGAACCAGTCTCTGAAGTGGTCTTTGAACCAGTCTCTGAAGTGGTCTTTGAACCAGTCTCTGAAGTGGTCTTTGAACCAGTCTCTGAACTGGTCCTTGTTCCAGTCTGAATTGGTCCTTGAACCAGTCTCTGAACTGGTCCTTGAACCAGTCTCTAAAGTGGTCTTTGAACCAGTCTCTGAACTGGTCCTTGAACCAGTCTCTGAAGTGGTCTTTGAACCAGTCTCTGAAGTGGTCTTTGAACCAGTCTCTAAAGTGGTCTTTGAACCAGTCTCTGAACTGGTCCTTGAACCAGTCTCTGAAGTGGTCTTTGAACCAGTCTCTGAAGTGGTCTTTGAACCAGTCTCTGAACTGGTCTTTGAACCAGTCTCTAAAGTGGTCTTTGAACCAGTCTCTGAACTGGTCCTTGAACCAGTCTCTGAAGTGGTCTTTGAACCAGTCTGAACTGGTCCTTGTTCCGGTCTGAACTGGTCTTTGAACCAGTCTCTAAAGTGGTCTTTGAACCAGTCTCTGAAGTGGTCTTTGAACCAGTCTCTAAAGTGGTCTTTGAACCAGTCTCTGAACTGGTCCTTGAACCAGTCTCTGAAGTGGTCTTTGAACCAGTCTGAACTGGTCCTTGTTCCGGTCTGAACTGGTCTTTGAACCAGTCTCTGAACTGGTCTTTGAACCAGTGTCTGAACTGGTCCTTGAACCAGTGTCTGAACTGGTCCTTGAACCAGTCTCTGAACTGGTCCTTGAACCAGTCTCTGAACTGGTCCGTGAACCAGTCTCTGAACTGGTCCGTGAACCAGTGTCTGAACTGGTCCGTGAACCAGTCTCTGAACTGGTCCTTGAACCAGT is a genomic window of Girardinichthys multiradiatus isolate DD_20200921_A chromosome X, DD_fGirMul_XY1, whole genome shotgun sequence containing:
- the LOC124862254 gene encoding NFATC2-interacting protein-like, with amino-acid sequence MADAVSSSDLQAMKPPSKRRRILNPSAIVPVPVYSSRVSSSLQLKPTAAMFTEKNRSDDGADDSMWEEFSSRKPLVPFVELSDSEDESEPHQHQSGPSKKQVENPRCPSPPPPVSPVQKQSNKAKQKINELNRKLRAVSSTLSPMPRNRRTRQCRTQASHPDDDDDDVIFVSPMYSSDSLREIPLKIRCRTDVHKVLVLPSTRLSDVVSQLSIILKVPPPRLLLLKEELELPTDSSVGQLGLSIADIIECIVTPAEDPSSSITVKLQSKDRDSCQEFSIHREVPLSSIFSQYLSKLPARAHRKVRFHFDGSKVTGCQTPAQLDLEDGDIIEVWT